A portion of the Pangasianodon hypophthalmus isolate fPanHyp1 chromosome 20, fPanHyp1.pri, whole genome shotgun sequence genome contains these proteins:
- the cnpy2 gene encoding protein canopy homolog 2 → MAKLLYFLSLCVLLALTVAVQGARQSQDIKCGACRALVDEMEWAIAQVDPKKMIKTGSFRINPDGSQSTKDVPFARSEGHLLELMERVCEKMKDYGETLDSATNRNVYVRFMAREGTSPDISNVSYDSRVTADLKFACEAIVEQHEDEIIEFFSHETDNVKDKLCSKRTDLCDHALKIPHDEL, encoded by the exons ATGGCGAAGCTGCTGTATTTCCTCTCCCTGTGTGTTCTGCTGGCCTTGACCGTGGCAGTGCAAGGAGCCAGGCAGAGTCAGGACATCAAGTGTGGAG CATGCAGAGCGTTGGTGGATGAGATGGAATGGGCCATAGCACAGGTAGACCCCAAGAAAATGATCAAAACCGGTTCGTTCAGGATCAATCCCGATGGCAGCCAATCGACTAAAGAC GTTCCGTTTGCGCGTTCAGAAGGCCATCTCCTCGAGCTGATGGAGAGGGTGTGTGAGAAGATGAAGGATTACGGCGAAACCTTGGATTCTGCTACAAATCGTAACGTGTACGTGAGGTTCATGGCACGCGAAGGCACGTCCCCGGACATTTCTAACGTCTCCTACGACTCGAGAGTCACGGCCGACTTAAAGTTCGCA TGTGAAGCGATCGTGGAGCAGCACGAGGACGAAATTATCGAATTCTTCTCTCATGAGACGGACAACGTTAAAGACAAACTCTGCAGCAAGAGAACAG ATCTGTGTGACCACGCGCTGAAGATACCTCACGATGAGCTTTAA